Below is a genomic region from Trichoplusia ni isolate ovarian cell line Hi5 unplaced genomic scaffold, tn1 tig00001929, whole genome shotgun sequence.
atatcttactatGATGCTTTGTTCTTTGGCTTTTTACGAGGCGTTGTAAATCTTTAATGAGACAATAGTGAGATGAAttcgaattttctaaaaacagtaaatgaattttcttagatttatgattaattttctcaGATTTGTATAGAGGTCCTGTTATAGTCTTACTACCTCTTAaaccgtaaatataaatatttaaaaaaggattgttcctttcaaaagtatctatatCAAAAAAAGTGATTGGAAATTGGATATCATTTACGTTCAAAACATCGCGGAAATGAGGATACGATGTTACTCTTTCAGGATGTCTATTCGTTGGGTATAAAGCAGCAACTACACACCACAAAAAACAATActcgtcattattttgaatattcaaacatgctttcttatttttaatgtatttaggtaaatCTATAAATTGCGATCCGCTGAGaggttgatatttattaatatttatttctagatgtgaattattcaaaaacatcCATCCGATGTCCCTTTCTGGaaagtcatcaattttttttaatattatcgatacagctttttcatagaaagacttgaagttgtaatttaaatgaataatattttttttgttgcaaaagactcttggaggtcatttttaaacattaaaaaattagcgaaatattcaaaattaattttaacagaacaatgtttttgaagcgaactatcaattaaagatttaacttgatcattaataatgtttaaaaagctttctgggtaaatatttatttccgttttagGTGTAGCTATCCGGTAACTTATAATACGTCCTTTCAAACAGGAATGTATTATTGCGACGTTGTCATTGATGCGaatagtactattatttttatgcttattagtTCGCAAATGTTTACTCCAACGACGAAAATCCACTTCAATGTTGCAAACCGAACAGAATGGCATTTTATCTATTAACTAActgaaacttataaaagagtAATCGTACCTGCAAGGTATATTATTCGtgtaaatactactttaaaaactaaaacttaatcacAGGATCTGTTGACTGCTGCTACTATTAGACTATGGTATATTTTCATCACAAGCACTACAGTAACGGCTCTATTCTGCTTctgaaaaaccataaaacttaggttagaaatagcgtacacacaaaaaatgtaattcagACTTAAGTACGCGGTTACAAGAACCGAGGCCATTACTTTACAACCTTAACATCAGATAAAGTGTCTACTCTAGATCATTAACATAAAAActtgtgattataatattattatttaagatagctcaaatctattttaaaaaccgaaagaaaatcattacctctttttttaattgattatcaaTACCTCAGATGATTGTCGTATCGTATTATTAATCGTAAATTGTAAGATCTTATTCACTGTGCGAAGATCTCTGTTTCCCAAAGGTaggtattaaggaatttaaacatttaggagtcctgaaaaaaaaaatacatgagctTAAGTATCCATAGGTGTTAATGATCATGAAGCaattagttaaatagttaaagacTTACCTTACAATGTTGAGACAAGAGTTTCTTCGAATTACAGGTAATTcatgagatttattaattttagttaagttttgTAAGTAAACTgtgagtgaaaattatttaatatgacaTAGGTCTATCATGCagcaaaaattatgaatgtacctaagtttcaaattgcaattattgttgtttgcattgttttaaaatcaaaatcaaaaatccattttttcaaaataggctacaaggtagcacttattgaacgtcaaaatatacagacagctccccgtatcgcccacccttcaccgcttcctaagtgctctagctgtgaagaagaaacggcgcaacaaactccacaacatagcacgctgtcgcttttttacataaatatatttacacctaaattgtttattaaggaaacgctgcaaAATAAGACAGCGTTTACAGAGGGTGGGGTATGACTTATTTGATCTATTAATAAACTATCAACCAAGACAGCAGTACGACCAGTCACcacaagcagcacccgttcacgagcatgacgcaagggtcagccatcacctccctcgccatattagagggaaggaggtgacccgacccaaaacgccaccgcaggcaatgacgactaagggagcatgacgcaGCTTCTGCCggtattaaaaatgacaaaagaacTAAGACCTCAAACGCTGACTTACTGCACCGTTCCCTCATTAAATACattcatttgtaattaaattttattaataatataattatacatgtcaatatgtaaataaacatacgCATAAtcgtattacaaataaaaccaaacatttctataaaataaacataccaagCGTATGtggatcatttaaaaattataaaactgtcaCATACAATCTTTACgtcaatcaataattaaaataacagcaactCCACACTGAACCGCCTTGTGCCTTTCAGAGCGAccaacaatttttatcattgaaataatcatttaaggTGTAGTACGCCTTTTTACAGAGCTTAGTTTTTACTACAGACTTAAATGAATTAAAGGGAAAGTCTAGCATGTCTCGgggtaatttattatatatacgaATACCAAGCTCTACAAAGgagttgtgtaccctatgtaGCCGGTGAGAGGAACTGCATAATTTGTGCCTATTTCTAGTATTGATATTATGTACATCACATTTTCTTGtgtataaagtaatgttttgtcgaatatataatatgttggcTAAAATGAATTGGGAAACGACAGTCAAAATGCCAACTTCCTTAAAGTGTTCTCTAAGAGAAACCCTAGAGCCCAACTGATTTATTGACCTAATAGCTCGTTTTTGCAGAACGAAGACAGTTTCAATTTCTGCAGCTTTACCCCACAACAGTATACCATACGACATGACGCTATGAaagtagctaaaataaacaagacgagctgtgtccacaTCGGTCAATTTTCTTACCTTGCTTGCAAGACATGAAATGTGGGGTGCCCATTTAAGTTTACAATCAATTGTAATGCCCAAAAACACTGTAGATTCTACCGTCTCCAATATCTCATTATTAACGACAATATTAGGGCCAAAATTTTTTACAtttggcatcgcgaattttatacatttcgtTTTCTTAGCGTTAAGTACCAAATTATTAACGGCAAACCAATTGGTAACTAAAGAAAGTGAGTCATTAATATCAtcaaaactacttttatttctatttactttaaatataagtgaAGTATCGTCAGCAAAAAGTACAGTGTCACAGATGCCTTTTAAATAGAATGGCAGGTCATATATATACACCAGGAATAGGAAAGGGCCTAGTATTGATCCCTGGGGAACGCCTAATTTAACTGGAAGAGGTCCAGATTTCACGCCACTGACATCTACATGTTGAACGCGTCGTTTCAAATACGATTCTAATAGTTTTAATTCCATATCATGTATGCCATAGTAACTAAGTTTAGAGAGTAATGTGCCATGATCCATACAGTCAAACGCCTTGGAAAGGTCACAGAACACCCCTATGGCGTTCTGTGAGTTCTCCCAGGCATTGTAGATATGCTTAAGTAATGCTACACCTACATCTGTTGTTGAACGGCCCTTGGTAAAACCGTATTGTTCCGAGTGAAGTATATTATTAGAGTTAAAATTTCTCAATAACTGCTGTagtattattttctcaaaaattttgctaaacGCGGGTAGAATAGAAATGGGTCTGAAGTTACTTACTTCACTTTTATTTCCGGATTTAAACAAGGGTATAATCTTACTGTACTTCATGAGGTCGGGGAAGATACCTGAATCGATACACTTGTTAAAAATTACGGAAAGATATGGAGCGACgaaatctataatattattaattaacttaacagAAATACCCCAGAAGTCGccagtatttttttggtttagaGATTTAAAAGTTGTTAATACATCCCTAGGGTTTATATGCTCAAAAGTGAATACAGAATTAAATTTTTGGACACTACTTGATAAGaattttcagcagccgcggatGACTTTAAGGAGCTAGTTGTCGCCATCGGAATGTTAGCGAAGAAGTCATTGAATTTTTGAGCCActtttaaaggtttatttatcaatttttcattactaataatttcaaattgattgtcACGTTTGACAGATTTACCCGTTTCGTTATTGATTAAATCccaagtagttttaattttattattggaaagtttaattttttcactAATAAATTTAGACTTAGCCATGTTGCatacttttttaaaagttttcgaatataatctaatatagtttaaaaacgGTATatcaaacttatattttttcattccatAAAGCTCATACAATTTTGTTCTACTTTTGTAAATACCCGCGGTAGCCCATTGGTTAAAAGGTGCAATTGTATTCTTAACATCAAAAGTTACGCTCGGGTCGGCGTTACGAGCGCACGTATTCTTATCGGCTTACACTAGCTggtgtgtgttttttttctacctACCCGCGCTTTTGTTATTATGGAAGACGAAAACAGCGAAGAAGATAATGAGGGGATATTGACCAATAAAAACTATCTAGTTACTAAGAAGAAAGGAGAAAAGAGTATGATGAATTTGCCCAACTTACCTGATAGTGGTGGAAGTAGAAATGAGAAGAGAAAAACCTTGGATCAAAGCGAAGAGTCGATCAGTGAAAATGACTTCATTACGGTTACTAGAAGGAAGACAAAAGTACGTATAAGAAGTGATTCATTTGACATACCCACAACCGAAATTAATATGCAAAATGAGGAGGTAGACGAAGAAAAATATGTGATATGTATAACATCCTCACAAAGTTTACCAAAACAGATGGCTATGGCTAAATTATTGCGCTCCCATAATCACCGCaatattaccaaaataaaatataaaagcccACTTAAAGTCTTGGTACAATTCGAGACATTGGAAGATGCAGAAAAACTTAACAATTGCCCTAAGTTTCAAGAATTAGGTTACCGGTGtgaaaaaacaagcaaaaaaaatatatgttttggAATAGTGAGAGGAGTAGATTTGGAATTGAAAGAAAAAGAGATAATGGAAATTTTAGAAAGTTCTATCAAAATTTTAGATGTGAAAAGATTGAAGAGAACGAACTCTGAAGGGAAATGGGTAGAAAGCGAAACCATTAGAATACGATTCATGAGCACTTCTTTACCGGAGTATATATATGCCTATGAAGTGAGATTCAAAGTAGAACCCTATTCATTCCCTGTCACCCAGTGCTCCGCTTGTTGGAAGTTCGgacatttcattaaatattgtcCAACCAAAAAATCAATATGCCCAAAATGCGGTGGAGATCATGACAACTGTTTGACCACCAACTTCAAATGTATTAATTGCAAGGGATCGCATTTGGCCTTAGATAAAGAATGTCCTATATATATTAAAGAGAGAGCTATCAGAGACCTAATGACATCACGAAATATGTCGTATCGAGAAGCGTTGGTACTGTACCTAAAGGAAAGACctaagagaaaaatattagttaacaCTCAAGAAACTGTGTCTGCAAACAGGGACAAGGATGACACTTACACGACAACTCAGGAACCTACAAAAATGGTAAATTACGAAAGAACGATGGCCGAGGTGCA
It encodes:
- the LOC113507396 gene encoding uncharacterized protein LOC113507396, coding for MEDENSEEDNEGILTNKNYLVTKKKGEKSMMNLPNLPDSGGSRNEKRKTLDQSEESISENDFITVTRRKTKVRIRSDSFDIPTTEINMQNEEVDEEKYVICITSSQSLPKQMAMAKLLRSHNHRNITKIKYKSPLKVLVQFETLEDAEKLNNCPKFQELGYRCEKTSKKNICFGIVRGVDLELKEKEIMEILESSIKILDVKRLKRTNSEGKWVESETIRIRFMSTSLPEYIYAYEVRFKVEPYSFPVTQCSACWKFGHFIKYCPTKKSICPKCGGDHDNCLTTNFKCINCKGSHLALDKECPIYIKERAIRDLMTSRNMSYREALVLYLKERPKRKILVNTQETVSANRDKDDTYTTTQEPTKMVNYERTMAEVHAEDEDSISNYSEPSIILSNTNTKTKNKKKKNRKGKSISHEPMDVVNENNGQGRDTRCISGNKKGSDCESDIIPFNNERKIESSHKRTTSTGSYYKQTATSAANTSGKYYIDLKVYQTNDGRETDSQELWRKALLRLKLQTDGDTIQWRKLQAFVQSADELFMKPPTFLSSNA